In a genomic window of Hyalangium gracile:
- a CDS encoding creatininase family protein, with amino-acid sequence MTKLPGRPLLFLCAPLLVCVLVATAQAGGRQAKPRGVLLEQLAWPQAEQVLTPETVVVIPLGAQAKEHGPHLPLANDWNIAEYMKQRVLQSADVVIAPTINYSFYPSFVEYPGSTTLRLETARDMIVDICRGLSRFGPRRFYVLNTGISTVRALRPAAELLAADGILLHFTDLVRATGEVEKEVAKQEGGTHADEIETSMMLYIAPKTVDMSKAVKDYHPGKGPLSRTPTDAGIYSVSGVFGDATLATRAKGQRVVEAMVSAVLSDIEVLRGTTLGAATTPDAGGPKGAP; translated from the coding sequence GTGACGAAGCTCCCAGGCAGGCCCCTGCTGTTCCTCTGTGCCCCGCTCCTCGTGTGCGTGCTGGTCGCCACGGCCCAGGCGGGCGGTCGCCAGGCCAAGCCCCGAGGCGTGCTCCTGGAGCAGCTCGCGTGGCCCCAGGCCGAGCAGGTCCTCACCCCCGAGACCGTCGTCGTCATCCCGCTGGGCGCGCAGGCCAAGGAGCACGGACCGCACCTGCCGCTGGCCAACGACTGGAACATCGCCGAGTACATGAAGCAGCGCGTGCTCCAGAGCGCGGACGTGGTGATCGCCCCGACGATCAACTACTCGTTCTACCCCTCGTTCGTGGAGTACCCCGGCTCCACCACGCTGCGGCTGGAGACGGCCCGGGACATGATCGTCGACATCTGCCGTGGGCTGTCCCGCTTCGGCCCCCGTCGCTTCTACGTGCTGAACACCGGCATTTCCACGGTGCGGGCGCTCCGGCCCGCGGCGGAGCTGCTCGCCGCCGACGGAATCCTCCTGCACTTCACCGACCTGGTCCGCGCCACCGGAGAGGTGGAGAAGGAGGTGGCGAAGCAGGAGGGCGGCACGCACGCCGACGAGATCGAGACCTCCATGATGCTCTACATCGCCCCCAAGACGGTGGACATGTCCAAGGCCGTGAAGGACTACCACCCAGGCAAGGGCCCGCTGAGCCGGACTCCCACGGATGCGGGCATCTACTCGGTGAGCGGCGTCTTCGGGGATGCGACGCTGGCCACCCGCGCCAAGGGCCAGCGCGTGGTGGAGGCGATGGTGAGCGCGGTCCTCTCGGACATCGAGGTGCTGCGCGGGACGACCCTCGGAGCCGCGACCACCCCGGATGCGGGAGGGCCGAAGGGCGCTCCCTGA
- a CDS encoding ribose-phosphate diphosphokinase: MRVVLLSGSSHPALAASVAKVLSLELGRCLVDRFPDGELHVEVAEELRGCDVYVIQPLGPPVDSHLMELLLMVDACRRRGAGRVTAVVPYLAYARHDRRETGREPLAARVVADLIRVAGVDRLVAVDLHSPAVEGCFNIPVEHLSAMPLLADHLLRTAAPGSVVVSPDLGAVKRAERYAAQLKLPVAVVHKHRTSGSKVEARSITGDVKGCSPILVDDMISTAGTIEAAVNVLLEAGCTTEVTVVATHALLVGSALERLRKIPLRRLITTDSVPRPERLPFPVEVVSIAPLLARSIELLRLGSSGG, translated from the coding sequence ATGCGCGTCGTCCTGTTGTCCGGCTCGTCCCACCCCGCCCTGGCGGCCTCCGTCGCCAAGGTGCTCAGCCTGGAGCTGGGACGCTGCCTCGTCGACCGGTTCCCGGACGGGGAACTCCACGTCGAGGTCGCCGAGGAGCTGAGGGGCTGTGATGTCTACGTGATCCAGCCGCTGGGGCCTCCCGTGGACTCGCACCTGATGGAGCTGCTCCTCATGGTGGATGCCTGCCGCCGCCGAGGGGCCGGCCGGGTGACGGCCGTCGTGCCCTACCTCGCCTATGCCCGCCACGATCGTCGCGAGACGGGACGCGAGCCGCTGGCAGCTCGGGTGGTGGCGGACCTCATCCGGGTCGCGGGCGTGGACCGCCTCGTGGCGGTGGATCTGCACAGCCCGGCTGTCGAGGGCTGCTTCAACATCCCCGTGGAGCACCTGAGCGCCATGCCGCTGCTGGCCGACCACCTGCTCCGCACCGCCGCGCCCGGCTCCGTCGTCGTCTCCCCGGACCTGGGCGCGGTGAAGCGCGCGGAGCGGTACGCGGCCCAGCTCAAGCTCCCGGTGGCCGTGGTGCACAAGCACCGCACGAGCGGTTCCAAGGTGGAGGCGCGCAGCATCACCGGGGACGTGAAGGGCTGCTCGCCCATCCTCGTGGACGACATGATCTCCACCGCCGGCACCATCGAGGCGGCGGTGAACGTGCTGCTGGAGGCCGGCTGCACGACCGAAGTGACCGTGGTGGCGACCCACGCGCTGCTGGTGGGGAGCGCGCTGGAGCGGCTCCGGAAGATCCCGCTGCGCCGGCTGATCACCACCGACAGCGTCCCCCGGCCCGAGCGGCTCCCGTTCCCGGTGGAGGTGGTGTCGATTGCCCCCCTCCTGGCCCGCTCCATCGAATTGCTGCGCCTGGGCTCCTCCGGGGGCTGA
- a CDS encoding serine/threonine protein kinase, with amino-acid sequence MLTPGMQIDHWRILERLGPRGQGALYRVEDVRQATPPLVLWLSSRRSHGHCGDRSARLQASQPHLSRLHGLGRWPSREDGFSFCVREDVRGQSLARWVETVNPTFLQVAAVLNRLAATLDEVHARDTWQRELHPDNVQMREGDQEPVLMDLRTGGNECLDTLLETPVSPEVQVFRSPESLRFLRSNLGRPHARHAYRITDDLYSLGALAYWLVTGHAPFCASLPSEQLHTELELRAPLPPWEVNERVPKPLGAIILRLMSKLPEARAHSGESLCAELMVAVSAGARSMWARRVFDWEHDGAGAEDSSRRVRRPAPPQPAPLPGPRLPRVVYFRSPSDRRAAEAQVAPRPDSSASVSPWSRMM; translated from the coding sequence ATGTTGACTCCGGGGATGCAGATCGATCACTGGCGCATTCTCGAGCGCCTGGGCCCGCGAGGACAGGGCGCGCTCTACCGCGTCGAGGATGTCCGGCAAGCGACTCCGCCGCTGGTGCTGTGGCTCTCGTCCCGCAGGAGCCATGGGCATTGTGGAGACAGGTCGGCGCGGCTGCAGGCTTCTCAGCCTCACCTGTCGCGGCTGCATGGCCTGGGGCGCTGGCCCTCTCGAGAGGACGGTTTCTCCTTCTGCGTCCGCGAGGACGTGCGCGGCCAGTCCCTGGCTCGCTGGGTGGAGACGGTCAACCCCACGTTCCTCCAGGTGGCCGCCGTGCTGAACCGGCTGGCCGCGACGCTCGACGAGGTGCACGCGCGCGACACCTGGCAGCGCGAGCTCCACCCGGACAACGTCCAGATGCGCGAGGGAGATCAGGAGCCGGTGCTGATGGACCTGCGGACCGGCGGCAACGAGTGCCTGGACACGCTCCTCGAGACGCCCGTGTCGCCCGAGGTCCAGGTGTTCCGCAGCCCCGAGTCGCTGCGCTTCCTGCGCTCGAACCTGGGGCGCCCGCACGCCCGCCATGCCTACCGGATCACCGACGATCTCTATTCGCTGGGGGCGCTGGCGTACTGGCTGGTGACGGGACACGCGCCGTTCTGCGCGAGCCTTCCGAGCGAGCAGCTCCACACCGAGCTTGAGCTGCGCGCGCCGCTGCCTCCCTGGGAGGTGAACGAGCGCGTGCCCAAGCCCCTGGGGGCTATCATCCTGCGGCTCATGAGCAAGCTGCCCGAGGCCCGGGCCCACAGCGGCGAGTCCCTGTGCGCGGAGCTGATGGTGGCCGTGTCCGCAGGCGCCCGCTCCATGTGGGCCCGGCGGGTGTTCGACTGGGAGCACGACGGAGCAGGGGCCGAGGACTCTTCGCGGCGCGTCCGGCGCCCGGCTCCGCCCCAGCCTGCCCCGCTGCCGGGGCCCAGGCTGCCGAGGGTGGTGTACTTCCGCTCGCCCTCCGACCGGCGGGCCGCTGAAGCCCAGGTGGCACCCAGGCCCGACTCCTCCGCGTCCGTGAGTCCCTGGTCGCGGATGATGTGA
- the eutB gene encoding ethanolamine ammonia-lyase subunit EutB encodes MSQLQPATPEQSSPSPLASNEAVPVAPSAPRGLEHGVSIRDVQPEEDVFSWLQRVHGGFELPRYQQVLGAANAYKEGDEAIGVAAADEASRENARKLLARTRLGALHAHPPLEDRLFAFMLEAIDAEARAETADWTVGQLKDFLLSAREEEIKRVCRGLSSDVIACVVKLMSDAELTTVGSKVFHPLPGSKLGARGYLGARIQPNSPTDHPEDIRWQVFNGWSFAVGDVVLGTNPVSSAPESVAAVEAALHDVLVTFGLQEVMPNCVLSHIDIQARVEELQPGTTGIWFQSIAGTEAANRTFDVTLEKMVEHAARRTGKFGLYFETGQGADATNGQHGGCDMVLLESRKYGFARALKRRVALAQVGAGREAAPWVHVNDVAGFIGPEVFRSREQLVRCCLEDIVMGKLHGLMIGLDICSTLHMDVTLDDLGWCQDRIAPACPGYLMALPTRNDPMLSYLTTAFQDHVRLREKFGYRVDDRMWAFFQQLGVIDAQGRPTERFGDPRWVYVEYCRRKADTRSEAALLAEATERMEAIRARGVPLAVGRGEHSWELEPGLDLQLRGHYEDAKRGIWTELSPRFIETIPQAVPLRTQAVDRRDYILHPVSGERLDAESVRGVEALRQRRGSRWDVQIVLSDGLDPRSLMDEGHLAPFLEILRRELEAANYRVAPEHLVLRYGRVRAGYQVGELLFADAADGLQRALVHVVGERPGSGHHAFSAYLTAPAGRVWAGQERPVDHDITRVIAGISDTSVRPEDAAREAVRILGELCRG; translated from the coding sequence ATGAGCCAGCTGCAGCCTGCGACGCCCGAGCAGTCCTCTCCATCACCTCTGGCCTCGAACGAGGCCGTCCCCGTCGCTCCGTCCGCTCCGAGGGGGCTGGAGCACGGCGTCTCCATCCGGGACGTCCAGCCCGAGGAGGACGTGTTCTCCTGGCTCCAGCGAGTCCACGGCGGCTTCGAGCTCCCGCGCTACCAGCAGGTGCTGGGAGCGGCCAACGCCTACAAGGAAGGGGACGAGGCCATCGGAGTGGCGGCGGCGGACGAGGCGTCCCGCGAGAACGCCCGGAAGCTGCTGGCGCGCACCCGCCTGGGAGCGCTCCACGCGCACCCACCCCTGGAGGATCGGCTCTTCGCGTTCATGCTCGAGGCCATCGACGCGGAGGCTCGCGCGGAGACGGCGGACTGGACGGTGGGGCAGCTGAAGGACTTCCTGCTCTCGGCGCGCGAGGAGGAGATCAAGCGCGTCTGCCGGGGCCTGAGCAGCGACGTCATCGCCTGTGTCGTCAAGCTGATGAGCGACGCGGAGCTCACCACGGTGGGTAGCAAGGTCTTCCACCCGCTACCGGGCAGCAAGCTGGGAGCGCGGGGGTACCTGGGCGCTCGCATCCAGCCGAACTCGCCCACGGATCACCCGGAGGACATCCGCTGGCAGGTGTTCAACGGCTGGTCCTTCGCGGTGGGGGACGTGGTGCTGGGCACCAACCCGGTGTCCTCGGCGCCCGAGTCCGTGGCCGCGGTGGAGGCGGCGCTGCACGACGTGCTGGTCACCTTCGGGCTGCAGGAGGTGATGCCCAACTGCGTGCTGTCTCACATCGACATCCAGGCGCGGGTGGAGGAGCTGCAGCCGGGCACCACGGGCATCTGGTTCCAGAGCATCGCGGGCACCGAGGCGGCCAACCGCACCTTCGACGTCACGCTGGAGAAGATGGTGGAGCACGCGGCCCGGCGCACCGGGAAGTTCGGGCTCTACTTCGAGACGGGGCAGGGCGCGGACGCGACGAACGGGCAGCACGGCGGCTGCGACATGGTGCTGCTGGAGTCGCGCAAGTACGGCTTCGCCCGGGCGCTCAAGCGGCGCGTGGCGCTGGCGCAGGTGGGGGCGGGGCGCGAGGCGGCGCCGTGGGTCCACGTCAACGACGTGGCCGGCTTCATCGGCCCGGAGGTGTTCCGCTCGCGGGAGCAGCTGGTGCGCTGCTGTCTCGAGGACATCGTCATGGGCAAGCTGCACGGGCTGATGATCGGCCTGGACATCTGCTCCACGCTGCACATGGACGTGACGCTGGATGATCTCGGCTGGTGCCAGGATCGGATCGCGCCCGCGTGTCCCGGCTATCTGATGGCGCTGCCGACGCGCAACGATCCGATGCTCAGCTACCTGACCACGGCGTTCCAGGATCACGTGCGTCTGCGCGAGAAGTTCGGCTACCGGGTGGATGACCGGATGTGGGCCTTCTTCCAGCAGCTCGGGGTGATTGACGCGCAGGGACGGCCCACGGAGCGCTTCGGGGATCCGCGCTGGGTGTACGTGGAGTACTGCCGGCGCAAGGCAGACACGCGCTCGGAGGCGGCGCTGCTGGCCGAGGCAACGGAGCGGATGGAGGCGATCCGAGCCCGGGGCGTGCCGCTCGCGGTGGGCCGCGGCGAGCACTCGTGGGAGCTGGAGCCGGGGCTGGATCTGCAGCTGCGCGGCCACTACGAGGACGCCAAGCGAGGCATCTGGACGGAGCTGTCACCCCGGTTCATCGAGACGATTCCCCAGGCGGTGCCGCTGCGGACCCAGGCGGTGGATCGGCGCGACTACATCCTCCACCCGGTCTCCGGCGAGCGGCTGGACGCCGAGTCGGTTCGGGGGGTGGAGGCGCTGCGGCAGCGCCGGGGCTCGCGCTGGGATGTGCAGATCGTCCTGTCGGACGGGCTGGACCCGCGCTCGCTCATGGACGAGGGCCACCTGGCACCGTTCCTGGAGATCCTGCGGCGCGAGCTGGAGGCGGCGAACTACCGCGTGGCGCCCGAGCACCTGGTGCTGAGGTACGGCCGCGTGCGTGCCGGCTATCAGGTGGGAGAGCTGCTGTTCGCGGACGCGGCGGACGGGCTGCAGCGGGCCCTGGTCCATGTGGTGGGCGAGCGGCCCGGCTCGGGCCATCACGCCTTCTCCGCGTACCTCACGGCGCCCGCGGGCCGCGTCTGGGCGGGCCAGGAGCGCCCGGTGGACCACGACATCACCCGCGTCATCGCGGGCATCTCGGACACGAGCGTGCGCCCCGAGGACGCGGCGCGCGAGGCCGTGCGCATCCTCGGGGAGCTGTGCCGGGGCTGA